In one window of Candidatus Limnocylindrales bacterium DNA:
- the murJ gene encoding murein biosynthesis integral membrane protein MurJ gives MSESAAETERRERAGTAAHAVLVATGILLSRVAGLVRQRVFAHYFGQSDPGDAFNAAFRIPNFLQNLFGEGVLSASFIPVYSKLLARGEEAEARRVAGAVATLLALVTSLLVLAGITFTPRLVDLIAPGFEGEKRELTLRMVRIIFPGTGLLVLSAWCLGILNSHRRFLLSYTAPVVWSAAMIAAMLYFGTYIRTPDLAVALAWASVAGAALQLLVQLPVVRRLVRGVRPSLGVGSPGTRTVVRTFGPVFVGRGVVQISAYVDSVIASFLPAGAVTALANAQTLYTLPVSLFGMSVSAAELPAMSRVIGDHDEVARLLRARLDAGLGRVAFFIVPSAMAFVALGRVIAAALFQTGRFGANDAVWVWGILAGSSIGLLASTLGRLYSSVYYALHDTGTPLRYAATRVLVGTTLGWFASLHLPGIVGVDPKWGVAFLTAASGTAGWVEFSLLRHTLNKRIGRTGLARERLLTLWGSAAVAALAGLLIERFALGLPPIVLAVAVLVPYGVTYLAITSAAGIGDATAMLARIRRMALRR, from the coding sequence ATGAGCGAATCGGCCGCAGAAACAGAACGCCGCGAGCGTGCCGGCACGGCGGCCCACGCGGTGCTGGTGGCAACCGGCATCCTGCTGTCGCGCGTGGCGGGGCTCGTCCGCCAGAGAGTGTTCGCGCACTATTTCGGCCAGTCGGACCCCGGCGACGCATTCAACGCCGCATTCCGCATTCCGAACTTCCTGCAGAACCTTTTCGGCGAAGGCGTCTTGTCGGCGTCGTTCATCCCGGTCTACTCGAAGCTTCTCGCCAGGGGAGAAGAGGCCGAGGCGCGACGCGTCGCCGGCGCGGTCGCGACGCTGCTCGCACTCGTCACGAGCCTGCTCGTGCTCGCCGGCATCACGTTCACGCCGCGGCTCGTCGATCTGATCGCACCGGGCTTCGAAGGCGAGAAGCGCGAGCTGACGCTGCGGATGGTGCGCATCATCTTCCCCGGCACGGGCCTTCTCGTGCTGTCCGCGTGGTGCCTCGGGATCCTCAACAGCCACCGCCGCTTTCTTCTCTCGTACACGGCGCCGGTAGTCTGGAGCGCGGCGATGATCGCCGCGATGCTCTACTTCGGCACGTACATCCGTACGCCCGACCTTGCGGTCGCGCTGGCGTGGGCATCGGTCGCCGGAGCGGCGCTGCAGCTGCTCGTGCAGCTTCCGGTCGTGCGGCGCCTGGTGCGCGGCGTGCGGCCGTCGCTCGGAGTCGGCTCGCCGGGGACTCGCACGGTGGTGCGCACGTTCGGCCCGGTATTCGTCGGGCGCGGCGTCGTGCAGATCAGCGCATACGTCGACTCGGTGATCGCGAGCTTCCTGCCCGCCGGCGCGGTCACCGCACTCGCCAATGCGCAGACGCTCTACACGCTTCCGGTCAGCCTGTTCGGAATGTCCGTCTCTGCAGCCGAGCTGCCGGCGATGTCGCGCGTGATCGGGGATCACGACGAAGTCGCACGGCTGCTGCGCGCGCGGCTCGACGCGGGCCTCGGTCGTGTCGCGTTCTTCATCGTCCCGTCGGCGATGGCGTTCGTCGCGCTCGGGCGCGTGATTGCAGCCGCGCTGTTCCAGACCGGACGTTTCGGCGCCAACGATGCGGTCTGGGTCTGGGGGATTCTCGCCGGATCGTCGATCGGGCTGCTCGCCTCCACGCTCGGGCGGCTTTACTCGTCGGTCTACTACGCGCTTCACGACACTGGCACGCCGCTTCGCTATGCCGCGACGCGCGTGCTCGTCGGAACCACGCTCGGATGGTTCGCGTCGCTTCATCTTCCCGGGATCGTCGGTGTCGATCCGAAATGGGGAGTTGCGTTCCTGACCGCAGCATCGGGTACGGCCGGCTGGGTCGAGTTCTCGCTGCTTCGCCACACGCTCAACAAGCGCATCGGACGCACCGGGCTTGCACGCGAACGCCTGCTCACGCTGTGGGGCTCGGCTGCGGTTGCTGCGCTGGCCGGGCTTTTGATCGAGCGCTTCGCGCTTGGGCTTCCTCCGATCGTGCTCGCCGTCGCGGTGCTCGTTCCGTACGGAGTGACGTATCTCGCCATCACGTCGGCGGCAGGCATCGGCGACGCCACTGCGATGCTCGCACGCATCCGGCGGATGGCCCTGCGGCGCTGA